A section of the Candidatus Scalindua japonica genome encodes:
- a CDS encoding HEPN domain-containing protein, with protein MTKDEHIDYWLKSADHDLSAAESLFQAKKYDWCLFIGHLVLEKTLKAIFVCANENKVPPKTHNLVKLAEVSLLGLTDEQKIFLDEVNDFNLETRYPDYKLEYYNSCTKEFTDKYLIKIKEYYKWLKSQIK; from the coding sequence ATGACGAAAGATGAACATATTGATTATTGGCTTAAAAGTGCGGATCATGACTTAAGTGCTGCTGAAAGTCTATTTCAAGCAAAAAAATATGATTGGTGTTTATTTATAGGGCACTTGGTATTAGAAAAAACTCTGAAAGCAATTTTTGTTTGTGCCAACGAAAATAAGGTTCCCCCTAAAACGCACAATCTTGTAAAGTTAGCAGAAGTATCATTGCTAGGTTTGACAGACGAACAAAAAATTTTCTTAGACGAAGTCAATGACTTTAATCTTGAAACACGCTACCCAGATTATAAACTTGAATATTACAATAGCTGTACTAAAGAGTTTACTGATAAATATTTGATTAAAATCAAGGAGTATTACAAGTGGTTAAAATCCCAGATAAAGTAA
- a CDS encoding nucleotidyltransferase domain-containing protein — MVKIPDKVKEIIDKYLVALKDNNIPVNQAILFGSYAKGSYNAWSDIDLALVSEVFEGIRIKDRSKIRLITLNVSSDIEVLPYNPQDFNADDPFVKEIMETGIKIK; from the coding sequence GTGGTTAAAATCCCAGATAAAGTAAAAGAAATAATAGACAAATACTTAGTAGCTTTGAAGGATAATAATATTCCTGTTAATCAAGCAATTCTATTTGGGAGCTATGCAAAAGGTAGTTATAATGCATGGAGCGATATTGATTTGGCTCTTGTTTCTGAAGTGTTTGAAGGTATTCGTATTAAAGATCGTAGTAAAATTCGGTTAATAACACTAAATGTAAGCAGTGATATTGAAGTATTACCTTACAATCCACAAGATTTCAACGCTGATGATCCATTTGTAAAAGAAATAATGGAAACAGGTATAAAGATCAAATAA